CGACTTTGTAAAACTCAGAGCAGTtaaaacatttttcttattttcaacAGCACCAACGACAGCTGGGAACGTAATTAAATGAGGAGCATCTTCTGCTATGCGACAAAGTAATTCCGACACACGTCTTCTAACATAATTTTCAGGATGATTTAAACGTGAAAATAATTGTGGAATGATTACTTTCCACGGTTGCGTTGGAGTGTTTGCCAACCCTGTTTCCAAAACATTTTGCAACTCCATTGCATGTTTGACAATCAATTTTAAAAGTCTCAATGTTGCAGTTACTATGGCACATTCTCCATTATGATTTACTGTATCACTGGAAGAGCTCAAATCCAAAAATTTAAAGTAAGCATCAGCGGAAAGTTCATAATATGAAAATACTCTTTTCTGAGCTTGCCTCCATATATCGACAAGCAGTATTAGACTCTCAGAATAAGCATTTCGCAAACATGGTACACTCCTTAACTGGTTTTCTATCATATCAGAAGTGTTTATTTCACTCCAGtcgatatcatcatcatcacacgTGACCCTTGTTTTCGATAATATATCACATACTGCATCCAAATCTTCAGAACTACACTGCAAcatgatgttttgtatttgcaattTATCACTCTCCGAAAGTTGTCCGCCAGAGTCTGAACTGTATTCGACCATTTTTTTGCCCCATCGGAAACACCAGGATCCAAATGTAAACCAAGCTTTGGCAAATGCAGGACATTGATTTACACTAAACTGTAGCAATTTTCCAACGGCTGAATCCGATATGGGTATTACATGTGCCGATATATTATTGTTGACTAGACCAATTTCAGGTAAAGCCGTCACCAATTTAGTCAAAGGAgaattcaaattatttgttAATAATTTATCGTTTTCATTCTGAACCCATTTGGACAATGTTAAAAGCATTCTTGTTCCTTTTTCTCTAAAATCATAAATGTGCTCTCCTAATGCAAGTCTCTGAGAAACACCAAGAGATGCACTAGCACATAAATTCATAGCCATTTCTTTTGTATTATCATCCAAATACAGCAATTTAGATAGCTCCATCACGGCTATGATATTATTTGGCGACCACATATTCAAATGGTAAGAATTCATTGATCGCAAGAAAAAGTCACAGACATCGTCTAATTGCTTAACAGGAGCACCAGTTACAGTTGGCAAACGGAAAGAAGAaccgaaatattttaaaatttcctttTTGGAAAGTTGCATATTTCCATTTTTACGACTGGATTTGATCAAATCAAGTCTTATATTATCTACAAATGAGATATCGAGTTCTGAATTTGCTTCTCGCagtttcaaaaaatattcagaCCACCACATAATTTTACACAGCATGCTCGGATCATAATATTTCAAAGTTTTTACGGGTGATGTGAAAAATGGGTTCATTTGTAAATTTCTATCGACTATGATATTTTTAAGACCAGTCGCAGCATAATGCATAATATGCACATCTAAAAGTAGTTCACAAGATTGGTTACGTGACAATTCACAAAGATTATTTTGGATAAATTCAAGACAGCACTCAATGTTTTCAGTAGCATTCTCCATGTATTCGTGCTCATACATAACTTTTAGTGCAATGTTTTTTAGAGTCAAATCTACTCTATCAAATAATCTTAAAGTATTATTATCTCTCGTCATATCATTATCAAATGATAAAATGTCCCAGTCGCATAAGTCAGCTGgaaaaattatttcatcatTTTGGAATTTGTTATAACAAACAACATTATTGAAATTGGTGTTCATATAATGCAAAGTCATTTTCTGTGGCAGTTCTTTGTCTTTCCAATTGATCAAATCATTCCACGACTGAATGTTTTTATAACATTCATTTATTTGATCCAAAATAAATTTCAGTTCACAATCATgcaaattttcagtttttttgtcGCTGTCTTCAGAACTAgaattattacattttgaaattattgcaataTAGTTCGAAGTTGCAGCTTCATATTTCAAAGAGCTTTGTTCAGCCGCAGCTATAAGCCATGTAAGTTTTTTACCATACACCTGCTTCATCCACGAATATAAGCCAAAAAGTGCTTCAGGTTCTTTTAAACGAAGTAAGGCTCTAGCCAGAGATACGCAATGTACCAGTAAATCAGATGTTAAATTTGATGAAGAACTAGCAGTAGACGGAATATTTAACAAAGATTGAGCATGACGCACGGCAGCTGCCGCATGGCCAGTATGTAAAGATACGAGAATGACAGCTGGACGAACTCGGTTCACCCATTCTTGACAAGTCATACTGTTTGTGTGAAAAAAAGTTCTGACCGGTTTGTCCATTGGTAGTAAAACAACAGCGCAACCATCAACGGCATTTTGCATACTCTTCTCaagattttcaaaaaattcaacgAGCATTCTGCTACGCTTCAACTTTGCAACATTGTTTTCGAGAAGTTTATTTTGATTGGCTGAATCGCTTAAAGTGAGTTCTCTCGCCAGTTGTTTGATAGACAATTCGATGCTTTTGAATGTTTCTTGCGGAGTTCCAAGTGGAGTTCTCAGTTTTAGCATGGTGCACAGTTGAGCTGCTTCCCATGTTGCCCACGTAGATAAAACAGAAAAGAAATTTGATGCACAATGTCTGAAAAAATTAAGGTGAGTGCTGTCGCTTTTAGAATTCTGCAACGGCCAACAATTGAGGAATGAATCTTTCAACCAACCATTATAGTGAGTAGAACCGTACAGTAAGTATTTCATGAACGACTTAAATTCTTCTGCCGTCATTTGTCCATATGTATCTTTCATTAAATGCTCTTTCTGAGCACTTTTGATATTCATTATGCTCAATGCATGATATTTTGACGGTTTGTATCTTTCACATTTTGAACTATTGGTAGTGATCAGATCTAAAGTGACGTCCCAAGGAACAAACGGTATAATAGAGGCGAATTCGTTTCTTATAGCAGTGTTGTTATTATCAATATGAACCATGCAGAGTTCAGCGAGCTTCCTCATAACGCGATAATTAGATTGTATACTATGGTTCATCATCAACACGtctatatttttaatgacaCCTCGTACTATCCTTTCATTCGTACTGAAACCGGTGTTCAAACAGTCGATTACCAATTCTATTAAAACATTCAAATGAAATACGGTGACAAATGACTTTGTCAGTTGCATAAAGATATCAGCTGTCCAATTGAGCATGAGAATTAAAGTATTATTAGGTAATTTACAGTTGAATAATTTGTTGAACAATCCAAGGATGACGCCAAAATGTCCACAAGTTGGACTAGTACTTGAAGTATCTCCTATTTGAATGCTCGATATTCTCAATATGTCACATACGTTTGGACGTTGCTGACCAAATGTGATCAAATCGCTGGAAgcaatgaaatgattatttcgttTGCAATGAGAATACAGTAAATACACTATGGAATATTGAACAGTTGGATATTCGAGTACGAGTTTTTGATTGTATGGTATCATCTTGACAGCTAACAATTCCAATATGCTCGGTTTTAATGCCCACATTCCAATTATAGAGTTACTTGCGTTGGCCAATTCGGATAGACATTGCAGATAAAAAACGATTTCGAATTCCGCTTCAGATACACTGTAATTGTGCGGTGATGAATTCTGGGGCAACATTTCAGCATCTGGAATTAACGTTTTGTACGCCGCTTCCATATCTTCTAAAACGTATCGATAGACGTCTTGTAGTAGAGGtatgtttttcaaattcaataaattttgataaacagaAATAACACAACCCTTTATAATCTCACTCTGAGAATTTTTCAACGAAGAGATGTGTGATTCCGGACCTATGACGATTTTGATAAATTCAGCTGATAAATTCGACGATATTtctttgacgattttttttactacatcTAAAAGAGTCACAATCGTTTTCTCAGTCATCCAAGAGCAATTTTGCAATTGAATCTCAACTATGTCATACAAATTCAAAGCGTTCACGTTTGCGTTTGTGTGCAATTTTTCAAGTAGAAGGTATATACATTCGTTGCCGGCAATGACTAAatcaacgtcaaattttatcttGATGGCTACCAAAATCACTTtgagaatttttttaaacgactCGGTGAGAAAATTCGAACTGGGCGATTTTGAATTTCTGGACGGAAAGAATTCTCCGAGGCTTTTGAAGATCGTGTTGAAAACATTGATGAACGACGTGATGGACTGTATGCAAGCTGTGGAATCTCCGGGTACGTTTTTTAAAGGCGTCAATCCTTTAGACGTCAACTCTAAACTCTCACCATATGTCACCATATCGTCGACGAACTGTCCCAGCAAGTTAACGGAGAACACTCCGTTAGACTGCCAGTGCCGGGAGAACTGTTCGATGGTGTTGAgtgcgaattctttgacttttttGTTTTGCGTGGCGTCCATGTGCCAACCGATTAGAATGTCCACCGTATCGATGaaatatgtatcgaaaatgtccGGATAAGAGTCGGCTATCACGACGATGGTTTCGACGGCCACGTTGAAGATCTTGGGGGAGTCGGTGTTTTCGACGATCCCTTGAAGAAGTTTGATAGTCTGGTCGACGAAGTCGGAAAGGTTCGGATCTTCGGCGTCAGATTTGAACAAATCGGTGAGAGAATAGAGAAGGAGGCTTTTGATTTCGTCGCTGCATTGCGAAGAGTTCGAAGAGAACTTGAGGGCGATCCATTCGAGGTGTTTGGGATAGTCGGCGAGTACGGCCCTTCCGAGAGTGGCGAGAACTCTGGCCAGGCAAAGACGGGTGTCTGCGTGGTTGGCCTCTTGCATGGCCGCGACCAGCGCTTCGCCGATGGCTTCGTTGCTGCGCTTCACGTAGCGGCTGTTCTCGGGCAGCACGAGAGCTGCTTCGAGGCGTTCGCACACGGCTCTGGAGGCCGCCCCTTCGCGCTCGCAGCTCAGCCGCCGCAGCAGCTTCGAGATGCGCGCTTCATCCGAGCCGGAGCCGGAGCCGGAGCCGGAGCCGGAGCCCGACACCAGTCCACTCGACGACACGTCTTCGGGGGCGGCGCGGGATCGGCCGCCCCTCGCCCCCCGCCctcccccgcccccgccccctcCCCTCGACCGCCCATAGCCCCGACAGTTCTCCACCGCGACGTCACCTAACCTCGCACGCCAACCCCTCACGCACGCCGCACACACACACCTGCGACCTGCGACACGCGACCTGCGACACGCGCTATCACCCGTCGTTGCGGCTGTCGCCTGTCGGCTGTCACTGATATCGTAATCACGGCTGCCAACCGACTGCTCGAATGCCAACTGCTCAAATGACAAAACAACCCGACTTCTTATCTGTCAAACTTCCAGTATcactaatttcattcaaaactGAAAAATCAAAGTGAAATCTAGAAACGGCCCAGCACTCAAAACACATTTCGATCTCCAAAATATTATCTTTACAAAATCATAAGCCAAAAATTAGTCAAATAaagttgtattaaaatattctgAAACTAACAAACtgtagagatatagcacgaAAAAACTATTGGGAAAAGTCATAAAACTCGACGACACCGACAACCAATTTCACGCCGAAAACGAGACGATCATTAAAACACAGCAGTTAAACTCGACCCTGGCCTACGCCGGAATTCCAACTAGGATTCATCGTGACCTACGTCAATCAACGCTAACTGTTCGTCTCATCGTAGCACGACACTTGCAAGTTCATCCAACATAACAAGCGATGCACAGCAAGTCCTACTAAGCGCTACATCCCTACATACCTTTAATTCTCGTTAACACTGGGGAAGAGCCAtgtagagatatagcacgacttgtgatatcacctatttccctcatcgaacttaatctgtacaaatgacatcatcgtgtcctcttctcgtacacgaaagttagccgtggccgaaatacttcgtccagcttacccataaagacgattcgactcgctccagatacgcaatcacgagtacacgggaaatcccaaggagctacgcaactacgcatcaaacatcgaacacaaaggaagacctcgaccccgtcggaatcttccagaacgtgatctcaccagcccagctacgcgttgctcaagcaacacctttataaaccagtgcatcgtccccagatgccagtgagcttcaggaactcgacctagctcgttccagtgaatcctttacctacttcgctgtacatacaaatacacctgtattaatcgagtaataaagatcctcttcaaaattcaactgaatttccataggctgaCCAGCGGTCCAAAACCTTCAACCCCCCtataaaacaaacatttatttgattatagtgtggcggctcgcttatacgacatggtcgagtttggttgccttcctgcgagtgggaaccaactcggctgggttcggagagctactactcactctgtcttcagctgtcatataataaacacgtgcattaacatgccagtcgtctcattcgttcatcctccatactggtgacccccgacatcgagccacgcagcctcgatcaatttcaacatgccgctcatccctgcctctccgagccaggcgggagaagctacccgccgcgcccccatcgccatcaacacgcgtcgcggcccgcgggtgacaataaacgagcagacacggctacctacctacctacctacctaccgacgtccagccacaacgtcgatgacaggtgcttaaaaaatgggggagtgaatgagacgacgatcttgacagctggatgtggagtcatgcgcgatccactacacatagaacggtcatccagcaccacaagacatacaccacctcagcaccatcatcatcatcaaggccccgtccgtccccacgagcgtcgtcacgccgagacgggcggtagcgctacaacacctccacgagccacaacgactcacagtccagctcggagtatcatcaaccacatcgatgcccctgccgcccccgccgccccaccaaccgacatcagcctcggaagagcggcgccgccgcagcatcgcatcgcatcggcgcgaccatcggaccacccaccgtcctgctcgcgacgtcaccgccctcgaatctaccgaccattcagggcggtacacctatgtacacagcggatgacccacgtcaacaattttttttgtccccacgtaataattttttctctttgtgtaacaataatttttttcttttgtaaaatttgtttctttgtaattttggtatcgctgatgctgggggggggagtgatgtggcggctcgcttatacgacatggtcgagtttggttgccttcctgcgagtgggaaccaactcggctgggttcggagagctactactcactctgtcttcagctgtcatataataaacacgtgcattaacatgccagtcgtctcattcgttcatcctccataatagtTTTACTATAAACTGTGGGTCTCGGGGGAACAGGGTAGTTCCTCCCCCACGAGTTAGGGCCGAATGCTCGAGTGACAGCTCCACTGCCGTAACCATGGCGACCGGTGTTGCCACCCTCTTCTATGGggtcgccacatcactccctccccagcGACATTGCGTAGCCGTCGCGACAACTACGGGATGTAGCTGTCCAGATGGGCTGGCCACCGGACTCTCCTGCCAGTCCGTGTGGTTGCTTGTCGGCCAGTTTCTTGCTGTGGTTCTGCATTTTCTTGGGGGGCTCTCTCTGCTCTCTCTGGGGGCTCTCCGCTGCTTTCCATGTATGCCGGCTTTATGCGGTCTTCCGATACGGTGACATTGGAATCCTTAATTCTCAGTGTGAAGAACTTCGGTCCCCTCTTCAACACCCTGTATGGACCATCGTATGGAGGCTGTAACGGACCCTTGGCAGCATCGTGTCTCAGGAACACCTGATCACTGGTGTGCAGGTCTTTGAAGATAAAGGTTGATCTTGTTCCATGGCGCCGCGGTGGACTGGGTCTCAACCTCGCCATTTGGGACCGCAATCTCTCTGCTAGTTCCGCTGTGTTGGGTCCTCCGTTTCGTTGTGGAGCCAGAAACTCTCCCGGTAGCCGTAGCGGTTGACCATATACCAGTTCTGCTGACGTGGCATTAAGGTCTTCCTTCCATGCCGATCGGATTCCCAGTAACACTGTCGGTAGGGCTTCCGTCCACCCTTCGTCTTGGTGGCACATGATCGCGGCTTTAAGCTGCCTGTGGAACCTCTCTACCATCCCATTTGCTGCAGGGTGGTATGCGGTTGTCCTTATGTGTGTCGATCCCGTCAACCTATTCAGTTCCTTGAATAGAGTGCTCTCGAATTGTCGTCCTTGATCGGTAGTTATTCGTAGGGGGCATCCGAATCTTGCAATCCAACCACTGACGAATTTCTTTGCAACCGTTTCTGCCGTGATATCTTCCATAGGGATAGCTTCTGGCCAGCGAGTAAACCTATCAACGCATGTCAATAAGTACTTGTAACCGGCGGACTGTGGTAAGGGACCAACTATGTCTATGTGAATGTGGTCAAATCGATTTTCCGGTGGCTGGAACTCTCCCACAGGTGCAATGACGTGCCTCGTTATTTTTGATTTCTGGCAAAATATGCACTCTTGGGCCCATCTTCTGCATTCCTTCTTCATACCCGTCCAGAAATATCGTTGGGTCACTAATTTAGCTGATGCTTTTACCCCTGGGTGCGCCAATTGATGGATTAGTTCGAACGCCTGTTTCCTAAATTTCGCTGGCAAGTACGGCCGTTGCGTTTCTGAAGATACATCACAATAGATGGTCGTCTCTTCGCCTGGAATAGGTATCTTGGCAAACTGCTTGTCGGGATCTCGTAGCAGTTGTG
This genomic interval from Arctopsyche grandis isolate Sample6627 chromosome 8, ASM5162203v2, whole genome shotgun sequence contains the following:
- the nonC gene encoding serine/threonine-protein kinase Smg1 — encoded protein: MVTAVELSLEHSALTRGGGTTLFPRDPHWHSSSRLAAVITISVTADRRQPQRRVIARVAGRVSQVAGDVAVENCRGYGRSRGGGGGGGGRGARGGRSRAAPEDVSSSGLVSGSGSGSGSGSGSDEARISKLLRRLSCEREGAASRAVCERLEAALVLPENSRYVKRSNEAIGEALVAAMQEANHADTRLCLARVLATLGRAVLADYPKHLEWIALKFSSNSSQCSDEIKSLLLYSLTDLFKSDAEDPNLSDFVDQTIKLLQGIVENTDSPKIFNVAVETIVVIADSYPDIFDTYFIDTVDILIGWHMDATQNKKVKEFALNTIEQFSRHWQSNGVFSVNLLGQFVDDMVTYGESLELTSKGLTPLKNVPGDSTACIQSITSFINVFNTIFKSLGEFFPSRNSKSPSSNFLTESFKKILKVILVAIKIKFDVDLVIAGNECIYLLLEKLHTNANVNALNLYDIVEIQLQNCSWMTEKTIVTLLDVVKKIVKEISSNLSAEFIKIVIGPESHISSLKNSQSEIIKGCVISVYQNLLNLKNIPLLQDVYRYVLEDMEAAYKTLIPDAEMLPQNSSPHNYSVSEAEFEIVFYLQCLSELANASNSIIGMWALKPSILELLAVKMIPYNQKLVLEYPTVQYSIVYLLYSHCKRNNHFIASSDLITFGQQRPNVCDILRISSIQIGDTSSTSPTCGHFGVILGLFNKLFNCKLPNNTLILMLNWTADIFMQLTKSFVTVFHLNVLIELVIDCLNTGFSTNERIVRGVIKNIDVLMMNHSIQSNYRVMRKLAELCMVHIDNNNTAIRNEFASIIPFVPWDVTLDLITTNSSKCERYKPSKYHALSIMNIKSAQKEHLMKDTYGQMTAEEFKSFMKYLLYGSTHYNGWLKDSFLNCWPLQNSKSDSTHLNFFRHCASNFFSVLSTWATWEAAQLCTMLKLRTPLGTPQETFKSIELSIKQLARELTLSDSANQNKLLENNVAKLKRSRMLVEFFENLEKSMQNAVDGCAVVLLPMDKPVRTFFHTNSMTCQEWVNRVRPAVILVSLHTGHAAAAVRHAQSLLNIPSTASSSSNLTSDLLVHCVSLARALLRLKEPEALFGLYSWMKQVYGKKLTWLIAAAEQSSLKYEAATSNYIAIISKCNNSSSEDSDKKTENLHDCELKFILDQINECYKNIQSWNDLINWKDKELPQKMTLHYMNTNFNNVVCYNKFQNDEIIFPADLCDWDILSFDNDMTRDNNTLRLFDRVDLTLKNIALKVMYEHEYMENATENIECCLEFIQNNLCELSRNQSCELLLDVHIMHYAATGLKNIIVDRNLQMNPFFTSPVKTLKYYDPSMLCKIMWWSEYFLKLREANSELDISFVDNIRLDLIKSSRKNGNMQLSKKEILKYFGSSFRLPTVTGAPVKQLDDVCDFFLRSMNSYHLNMWSPNNIIAVMELSKLLYLDDNTKEMAMNLCASASLGVSQRLALGEHIYDFREKGTRMLLTLSKWVQNENDKLLTNNLNSPLTKLVTALPEIGLVNNNISAHVIPISDSAVGKLLQFSVNQCPAFAKAWFTFGSWCFRWGKKMVEYSSDSGGQLSESDKLQIQNIMLQCSSEDLDAVCDILSKTRVTCDDDDIDWSEINTSDMIENQLRSVPCLRNAYSESLILLVDIWRQAQKRVFSYYELSADAYFKFLDLSSSSDTVNHNGECAIVTATLRLLKLIVKHAMELQNVLETGLANTPTQPWKVIIPQLFSRLNHPENYVRRRVSELLCRIAEDAPHLITFPAVVGAVENKKNVLTALSFTKSPFLESEDRDVETIDNPEENDIEESNDDFLNSCFMDMVDTLSKQAPETILQVQLLVKELRRINLLWDELWLRTLAQHHSGINKRLVQLNNEILKVNTNSNLTLDEKTKLNAEKYRIFMKPIIFVLEQLADITSASPETPYEKSFQEKFLDPINETLEKLRNPNNPEKPEIWVPIKQLQIKLQQKSSKRSPYTLKMSDISPILSNMFDTVISMPGVLTSLKVRITIMSIDNNVAILPSKTKPKKLIFHGSDGKIYTYLFKGLEDLHLDERIMQFLSITNIMMAQDKEDNSNQTYRARHYSVIPLGPRSGLISWVDNLTPLFALYKRWQQREAAISSMKNITNKSTVVLRPSELFYNKLIPLLNNAGVSMQNRKEWPITVLKQVLVELMSETPKDLLAKELWSSSITPDQWWRTVRRYSFSVAVMSTIGYIIGLGDRHLDNVLIDLSTGEVVHIDYNVCFEDGKTLRVPEKVPFRMTPNLERCLGVTGVEGIFRMACEHVLKTMKRGRKTLLTLLEAFVYDPLVEWSSETGAGATGGGGAPILAGKASAIRTAAVERRCGLDLLAVRLLEVQQAWTQNRDEMQKQLPMLHQHAINWSEQQQTLITSEGQLQQYHRQLALVKELEALGSDITEHPLYMTAQRYSSYKQMKDALDESSKNLMELHEECGTKIDNYTRALETIKSPQLNQWIQELNFPIDHDGHNVFHLIRDFLLNAGQSSMISQCEQAESELGQCARQQTHSIKFCLELLSQFAAIAQYVPPSFLEKHRIFLYKKWASILLDTESPDVCNEIIVQIHNFRLPENTSNIPQQHILAYAYELQNANNEANIKLNKTFERLKTDGEPEAIPRAEKNYSEAYRAVSNFISQGNGTEKAMECVIINTLSNLNKRYLMLESGALSAGNFLVDLISLEGEWFLDDMSIISLLISEFITFIPSSPNDDRLLKSLECFNICQTVFTDLKEFISNFQMIILPEAVKKVQLEEPSVLIMINDLNSVVMNTGYPLSELINTLEVHLRCVVLEMEAPVANVDIITADLRTRYKNLVNLGTDSDSVSNTGKMLLMGTDGLFDQLGSRGAAIIDNLSTLNVPPIWKIVDQVKESSDLCSLLTKEPLRLVLEDLLFLKRVQAITEFFNMCVQMACAFKGVGSIVVYDDEKLCKPIKRYMSDYVARQFLGVQSQCLSLTVCLLLKRFGLNINLELEQRHIGLSWKVPISELCEVSVANSIKLGLFTPSVYQQANALCANMDLAFRRKEALLSMDSSMQLQRTCVTRLRMLTTAHTWLRGEGIGINGAPSPTADLRRAAQQLTAQKPHLAAALEKHRSLVSSAEQRLKWAAGANPALNDVMAGFECAVNIREDRLNVELSLAATIATTCCSLGSLNFSGSGNTGSRDLAALATRRRSALALLARAPPAPAPLHEALLQILQPEGNLDVKWVNEVSTLVSEKILQFQKSISEMKINISTSEEKLKKAVIQLANLKRSHESLIYDTKSLLKIFAKTQDFIGMKACEYLAQHKNFIAELTALIEGLNIANLSEKTILPGEIISKLDSQIPSVYEELLSFESALKDEESGSFKRRGTLVRQMAGVWNSPAKQVSPPKGRNQQVNAYAVSVWKRVRLKLEGRDPDASRKHSNQEQVDYIIKEAMSLDNLCLLYEGWTPWV